From Halanaerobium saccharolyticum subsp. saccharolyticum DSM 6643:
AAAAAAACATAACTTCAATTTTATTTTTTTTTAAATATTTCTTTAATCTATGTACTCTAAGCATGTTTAGAAAAGTACCACTGTCTATCTTCTCTATAGTTTCAACTTGTAAATTAGCCTCCCTACATTTTTTCAAAAAAGGTGTTCCTGCTTTAGCTAAAATAAAAACATTATGCCCTATTTCATTTAAAGCTTTCGCAGTTTTGTAATTCCAACCTTCTACGCCACCCCATATTATACCTGTATTAATAAATAAAATATTTTTCATAATAAAAACTCCCACTAAATATAAATTTGATTATATTTCATCAATAAAATTCAAAATTTTTGATCCTCTTTTACGCCATAATAATTGTTCACTAAAATCATAAATATTATTAACAATTTTTAGATAAAGATCCTTATCTTCATTCAAAACTTCAATTTTATTTGCCAAATCTTTACTATTTCTAGTTTTATAAAGCAAACCATACTTTTGATTTAAAATTTCTTTAATTGACAGTAAATCTGTACCAACAAAGGGTATTCCATGAGAAAAATAATTAAATATTTTTATTGGAGAAGTCAAATTACGATTAAAAAAATTATCCTTTAAAGGTACTAAACCAATTTTAACACTTTTTAGAATTTCATCAATTTCTTTTCTTTCAACCCAACCAGTTATTCTAATCTTATCTTCTATACCTATTTTTTCTGCTAAGTTATTATAGTAATTTATTTGTTTATCATTTGTACCACCAATAATTATTAATTTGCCAAATTTTTCATCTATTAATTTTAAAGATTTAAATACAGTTTCTAAATCTTTGCGGTTTCCTAATGCCCCAATATAGGCAATATCTTTTTTTGAAATTATTTTTTCTAAATCATAGCGATAGATTTTATTAATTCCGGTCCTAGCCATTAAATAATTTTGATTACGGAAATGATTT
This genomic window contains:
- a CDS encoding glycosyltransferase family 4 protein: MKNLYKNHFRNQNYLMARTGINKIYRYDLEKIISKKDIAYIGALGNRKDLETVFKSLKLIDEKFGKLIIIGGTNDKQINYYNNLAEKIGIEDKIRITGWVERKEIDEILKSVKIGLVPLKDNFFNRNLTSPIKIFNYFSHGIPFVGTDLLSIKEILNQKYGLLYKTRNSKDLANKIEVLNEDKDLYLKIVNNIYDFSEQLLWRKRGSKILNFIDEI